In Formosa haliotis, the sequence TATGCGCAGGCATATCATCGGCTCCCTCGTAGGTGTGTATGTAATAAGACTGATTTTCGGGCACCATAACGTTTATATGACTCTCAAAATCTAATCGGACTGAGGGGTCGGCGTTTTCATTAATGGTTAGACTCGCCGAAGTATGTTTAATAAATACCTGAAACATCCCTGACTGAATCTGTTTTAATTCAGGAAAGGATGCTAAAAGCGTATCTGTAATAATATGAAATCCGCGTTTATACGGTTTTAGAGTAATTTCCTTTTGAAAAACTTTCATACGAAGTAAAATTAAAAGCTGGCAAATATATTTATCTCATTTTTATGCCCTGTCTAAGGTAGTAATTTCATAAAGAATGAAAAAAGTATTGAGTTTAGAGTATTTAAAATTTAATATTGAGAAAGATACTTACGACTAAGAACTAAGAATCAGGAGCCAAGAATCAAGACTAATGAAGTATTGAGTACTGAGGATTTAGTATTGAGGATCGTGCTAACAACTAAGAACTACCTACTAACAACTAAGAACTATTCACGAACTCCACCGTCATTACGAAGGAGGTACGACTGAAGTAATCTATTGAATAAGAAACCTTGATTCATAAGATGGCCACGCTACGCTCGCAATGACGTACTAAAGACTACCGACTAACAACTACTAACTAAGATCCTCGAGCAAAGATTAGAGACGATTTACGAATTCCGATTTACTATTCACGATTACCGATTCACAATTCACGGCTCAACTAATAACTACTACCAACTATTCACGAACTCCACCATCATTACGAAGAAGGTACGACTGAAGTATTCTGTTGAATAAGAAACCTTGATTCATGAGATTGCCACGCTACGCTCGCAATGACGTTCTAACAACTAACAATTAACTACTAAAGACTAATGAAGTATTGAGTAAAGAGTATTGAGTATTTAAGATTGAGGATTGCACTAAGAACTAACGACTACCAACTACTAGCGATTTTCGATTCACGATTCACCATACAGTTATAAGAAAGATTGCTTCACTGCGCTCGCAATGACGTACTAAAGACTACCGACTAACAACTACTAACTAAGATCCACGAGCAAAGATTAAAGACGATTCACGATTTCCGATTTACTATTCACGATTACCGATTCACGGCTCAACTAACAACTAACAACTAACAACTAACAACTAACAAAAAAATCACGTTTTCTGTTTCTTCTTCTTAGCTGCAGGAAAAAGCACATTATTAAGAATAAGACGATACCCTGGAGATGTAGGATGTAATTCAAGCTCCGTTTTAGGATCTCCTACTTTGTGAGTGTAGTCTTCAGGATCATGACCTCCGTAGAACGTAAAAAAGCCTTTACCTTTTACCCCATGAATATATTTAGCTTCACCATTGCTTCTATTTTCTCCTAACACCAATACATTCGATTTTATTTCATCTCGCGTAAATGATGTAGTTTGCCCCATAAAACCTTTTACCAAGGCTGTATGATTCTGACAAAGCATAGTGGGTACCGGATCCCATTTGGCAGAGAAATCCATAAGAGAAAAATAATCTGACTCTTTAAAAATTCGTCGCTTATTCGTCATGTCTATAGATGAAAATTCATAAACCTTTGGATTCCGTTCTAAAGTATAGTTGGTAAAAGCAAAGGTTTTTGAGTAATCTATCCGTTTCTGGTAATCAGGATCACTACCATCTCCATCAAACATGGCTTCACATATATCTACACCTTCTGCTGACAAAGCGATATCGAACGAATCTGTAGCGCTGCACATAGCAAACATAAAACCACCACCAACTACATAATCTCTAATTTTTAGGGCCACAGCTAGCTTAGATTCAGACACTTTATTATACCCTAAACGTGTTGCTAAAGCCTCCGCTTCCTTCTTGTCTTCTATATACCAGGCAGCCGTTCTAAAACTATTGTAAAATTTACCAAACTGTCCCGTAAAATCTTCATGATGTAGGTGTAACCAATCGTAAAGTAAAAGCGTGTCTTCTAAAACATCTTCATCATAAACGGTCTCGTAAGGAATCTCGGCATAAGTAAGCACCATAGTTACGGCATCGTCCCAAGGCAATTTTCCTTTAGGCGTATACACCGCTATTTTAGGCGCTTTTTCAAGCACAACAGCTTCCATATTCTGACTCGGACTATCAATTAACTCTAAGATTTGTTCGGCCTTTTCGTTCGACACTACTTCAAACGAAACCCCACGAATCTGACATTCCTTTTGAATGGCTTCGGTATCTGGTAATAAAAAGATCCTCCCCTATAGTTTAGCAACCATTTTACTTTTAACTGTTTTTCTAAAGTCCAATAGGTAATCCCATAGGCTTTTAAATGATTTTTTTGTCCTTCAGCATCCATGGGAATAAGGATATAGGAAGCAAAACTCTTTGCTGAAAAGACTAAAAATATGAGAAAAATTAAAATACGTTTCAAAATAGTAGAGGCTGAAAATTGAATGTGAAAGATACTTAATTTTTAAGGCTAGTTAAAGTACTTTATCATAATATTAAGCTTCTGGATGAGGAGTTTAATCAGGATATTGTTTAACCCCTTAAACAACAAAATAAAATCTGCAAGGGTTTAACAATACCATTACTCAAATCTATAACACCACGTTTCACTAAACCTGAAATAGTTGTAAACAAAAAAAACCTGAACAATACAATTATTGTTCAGGTTTAGATATATTATAATCCTATATAAAACCGAAGTTTACCACAGGTTACACGTATTATATAAATTAGAATTTATATAATAAACCAAATTGAGGTTGTGCAAAAATGTTGTTGAATAGGTTGATGTTTAAAGCAAAGCTATTTGAAGGATCTGCATCCTCAGGGTTTGCATTATTATAAGTTAAGATATCAGCTAAAACAAACGTTGCAGCAAAATGTTTTGTAAAGAAATAGTTTAAACCTAAAGTAACATTAGCTTTAATATCATTACTAGTATTATCAAAATCTGTAGTTTCATTTTTTCTACGAGAATGTCCGTAACCAAAACCTACATCTCCATAAGCTTTAAAACGCTTTTGATCTAATTCTAAGAAATAGTATCTAGCGAAAGCACCGATTCCGAAGAAATTAACATCGTCACCACCTTCAGTATCACTTCCACCAAAATCCATATCTGCTCCTACAGCTATTTTATCTGATAAAAAATATCCGAATTTTGGGTTAATACCGTAAGATGTATTGTCACCATCTATTGTTATAGAAATACCACCTTCTACAAACATATCGCCTTTTTCGAAAGAAACTCCTTTAGCCGATCTAATTTCTTTTTTTACTTGACCTTCTGTAAGCTCTTTATCTGGTAATTGTTGCGCTTGTGCAAATCCGAAAGCAAATAAAGCCAATGCTGATAAAATAATTCTTTTTTTCATAATTTTGTCCTTTTGTTAATAAATTTTGAAGAATTAAAGGTCTGGTTTTTATTGTTTATTATTTCCTTTAATTTTCTTAATAACGATTAATTTCGGCGAAAATAAGTAGAAATTACCCTATTCACAAGCTAGATGATTAAAATTATTGTAAATATTTTAGAGCTATAATTTTAACAAAACTACCCAAATCAAATATTAAACCAACACTACAACTAAACCACCTCAATCCTTTTAATATCAATATTTTACATTATTAAACTTAACCAAATATCGAGTTAAAATATTATAAATTGAATCTGAGCATCATAACTTTAATAGTTGATTACGTTTAAAAGAAGATAAAAGCAACCTAGAAGACTTCAAATTTATAGAAGGTGTTCTGGAAGAAAGTGATTTAAGCACTAAAGAACACATAGTATATAACTGATTTGTAGAAATATAAAAAGAAGACCTCAGGTTAAATACTATTAAAATGAATAAATTAAGATCTATTTATATATTCTTTAAAGGAAAACATCAACCCAGCTATTCGGGAAAACTAAAACCAAAAAAAATCCTCAACAAAAGAATTGTTGAGGATTTCTAAAAAAGGCAACGACCTACTCTCCCACAAATGCAGTACCATCGGCGCTAATGGGCTTAACTTCTCTGTTCGGAATGGTAAGAGGTGAGCCCCATCGCTATAATCACCTTAAACTGTTAAACTAGTATTGAGATTTTAGTAATTAGTATTGAGTGTAATCTCAATGCTAATTTCTCACTACTTACTTCTAATATTTTAACATATTGAAAAAGGACGATTTACGTCTTGAACATAAAAAATAATATAATAAATCTTGTACTCTTTTAAAAAAACAGGCGTACAATAAGCCTATGGGTTATTAGTACTACTCGGCTATGACATTACTGCCTTTACACCTATAGCCTATCAACGTGGTCATCTCCCACGACCCTTTAAAGAAATCTCATCTTGTGGTGGGTTTCGCGCTTATATGCTTTCAGCGCTTATCCCTTCCCAACGTAGCTACTCTGCAATGCTCCTGGCGGAACAACAGATACACCAGAGGTTGGTCCAACTCGGTCCTCTCGTACTAGAGTCAGATCCACTCAAATTTCTAACGCCCACAGTAGATAGAGACCGAACTGTCTCACGACGTTCTGAACCCAGCTCGCGTGCCACTTTAATGGGCGAACAGCCCAACCCTTGGGACCTTCTCCAGCCCCAGGATGTGACGAGCCGACATCGAGGTGCCAAACCCCCCCGTCGATATGAGCTCTTGGGGGAGATCAGCCTGTTATCCCCGGCGTACCTTTTATCCTTTGAGCGATGGCCCTTCCATGCGGAACCACCGGATCACTATGCTCTACTTTCGTACCTGATCGACTTGTAGGTCTCTCAGTCAAGCTCCCTTATGCCATTGCACTCTACGCACGGTTACCAAGCGTGCTGAGGGAACCTTTAGAAGCCTCCGTTACTCTTTTGGAGGCGACCACCCCAGTCAAACTACCCACCAAGCACTGTCCCTTCAAAAGAAGGTTAGACTCTAGATAAGCAAAGGGTGGTATTTCAACAATGACTCCACAACACCTGGCGATGCCGCTTCAAAGTCTCCCACCTATCCTACACATTACTTATCCAAAACCAATACTAAGCTATAGTAAAGGTGCACGGGGTCTTTTCGTCCCACTGCGGGTAATCGGCATCTTCACCGATACTACAATTTCACCGAGCTCATGGTTGAGACAGTGTCCAGATCGTTGCACCATTCGTGCAGGTCGGAACTTACCCGACAAGGAATTTCGCTACCTTAGGACCGTTATAGTTACGGCCGCCGTTTACTGGGGCTTCATTTTAGACCTTCGCATTACTGCTAAGCCCACCACTTAACCTTCCAGCACCGGGCAGGTGTCAGGCCATATACGTCATTTTTCAATTTAGCATAGCCCTGTGTTTTTGATAAACAGTCGCCTGGACCTTTTCACTGCGGCCCATCCGAAGATGGGCGACCCTTCTCCCGAAGTTACGGGTCTATTTTGCCTAGTTCCTTAACCATGAATCTCTCGAGCTCCTTAGAATTCTCATCCCAACTACCTGTGTCGGTTTAGGGTACGGGCTGCTTCTTTTGCTTTTCTTGGAAGTCGCTACTCTGGATTATCACCTTGACCGTAGTCTCAGTGTACTATCGCCGTGTTACCACTGGCTTCAACGAACTATTCCGTCAGTTCGCACCAAATTTACGCCTCCGTCACTTTTAGTAAGAGCAGGTACAGGAATATTAACCTGTTGTCCATCCACTACCCCTTTCGGGTTCGCGTTAGGTCCCGACTAACCCTCAGCTGATTAGCATAGCTGAGGAAACCTTAGTCTTTCGGAGTGCGGGTTTCTCGCCCGCATTATCGTTACTTATGCCTACATTTTCTTTTCTATACGTTCCAGCATGACTCGCATCACACCTTCAACACCTATAGAATGCTCCCCTACCACTTATAACTTTTGTTATAAATCCATAGCTTCGGTAATATGTTTATGCCCGATTATTATCCATGCCGAACCGCTCGACTAGTGAGCTGTTACGCACTCTTTAAATGAATGGCTGCTTCCAAGCCAACATCCTAGCTGTCTGAGCAGTTCAACCGCGTTTTTTCAACTTAACATATATTTGGGGACCTTAGCTGATGGTCTGGGTTCTTTCCCTCTCGGACATGGACCTTAGCACCCATGCCCTCACTGCTGATCAACATTTTATAGCATTCGGAGTTTGTCAGGAATTGGTAGGCGGTGAAGCCCCCGCATCCAATCAGTAGCTCTACCTCTATAAAACTATAAATCAACGCTGCACCTAAATGCATTTCGGGGAGTACGAGCTATTTCCGAGTTTGATTGGCCTTTCACCCCTACCCACAGGTCATCCGAAGACTTTTCAACGTCAACCGGTTCGGTCCTCCACTGTATGTTACTACAGCTTCAACCTGCCCATGGGTAGATCACACGGTTTCGCGTCTACCACTACTAACTAAAACGCCCTATTCAGACTCGCTTTCGCTACGGATCCGGACCTGAAGCCCTTAACCTTGCTAGCAACGGTAACTCGTAGGCTCATTATGCAAAAGGCACGCCGTCACACGTAAACGTGCTCCGACCGCTTGTAAGCGTATGGTTTCAGGATCTTTTTCACTCCCTTATTCAGGGTTCTTTTCACCTTTCCCTCACGGTACTAGTTCACTATCGGTCTCTCAGGAGTATTTAGCCTTAACGGATGGTCCCGCCAAATTCACACAGGGTTTCACGTGCCCCGCACTACTCAGGATACCACTATCTAATTGTTCTTTACCTATACGGGACTATCACCCTCTTTGGTTCCTCTTTCCAAAGGATTCTAATTCATTACACTTCGAATAACGTGGTCCTACAACCCCAATGTTGCCGTAACAACACTGGTTTGGGCTAATCCGCGTTCGCTCGCCACTACTTACGGAATCACTTTTGTTTTCTTCTCCTCCGGGTACTTAGATGTTTCAGTTCTCCGGGTTCGCCTCCTTACGGATACTATATCTTCAATATAGTGGGTTGCCCCATTCGGATATCTGCGGATCATATTGTATGTGCCAATCCCCGCAGCTTTTCGCAGCTTATCACGTCCTTCATCGCCTCTGAGAGCCTAGGCATTC encodes:
- a CDS encoding secondary thiamine-phosphate synthase enzyme YjbQ, coding for MKVFQKEITLKPYKRGFHIITDTLLASFPELKQIQSGMFQVFIKHTSASLTINENADPSVRLDFESHINVMVPENQSYYIHTYEGADDMPAHIKSSLMGASVQIPITNGELNMGIWQGIYLCEHRDYGGSRNLVLTAFGV
- a CDS encoding outer membrane beta-barrel protein; amino-acid sequence: MKKRIILSALALFAFGFAQAQQLPDKELTEGQVKKEIRSAKGVSFEKGDMFVEGGISITIDGDNTSYGINPKFGYFLSDKIAVGADMDFGGSDTEGGDDVNFFGIGAFARYYFLELDQKRFKAYGDVGFGYGHSRRKNETTDFDNTSNDIKANVTLGLNYFFTKHFAATFVLADILTYNNANPEDADPSNSFALNINLFNNIFAQPQFGLLYKF